The sequence GCATGGCAGCCCTCTTTATTATATTGGACCATATAGagcatggcagccatctttattatattgtaccatatagagcatggcagccatctttattatattgGCCCATATAGAgcagggcagccatctttattatattgtaccatatagagcatggcagccatctttattatattgGCCCATATAGAgcagggcagccatctttattatattgtaccatatagagcatggcagccatctttattatattgtaccatatagagcatggcagccatctttattatattgtaccatatagagcatggcagccatctttattatattgtacatatagagcatggcagccatctttattatattgtaccatatagagcatggcagccatctttattatattgtaccatatagagcagggcagccatctttattatattgtaccatatagagcatggcagccatctttattatattgGACCATATAGAgcagggcagccatctttattatattgtaccatatagagcatggcagccatctttattatattggaccatatagagcatggcagccatctttattatatttgaccatatagagcatggcagctatatttattatattgtaccatatagagcagggcagccatctttattatattgtaccatatagagcatgacagccatctttattatattgGCCCATACAGagcatggcagccatctttattatattgGACCATATAGAgcagggcagccatctttattatattgGACCATATTAagcatggcagccatctttattatattgGACCATATAGAgcagggcagccatctttattatattgtaccatatagagcatggcagccatctttattatattAGCCCATATAGAGCACgacagccatctttattatattggaccatatagagcatggcagccatctttattatattgGACCATATAGAgcagggcagccatctttattatattgGACCATATAAAgcagggcagccatctttattatattgtaccatatagagcatggcagccatctttattatattgtaccatatagagcatggcagccatctttattatattggaccatatagagcatggcagccatctttattatattggaccatatagagcatggcagccatctttattatattgtaccatatagagcatggcagccatctttattatattgtaccatatagagcatggcagccatctttattatattgtaccatatagagcatggcagccatctttattatattgtaccatatagagcatggcagccatctttattatattgGACCATATAgagcatgacagccatctttattatattgtaccatatagagcatggcagccatctttattatattggaccatatagagcatggcagccatctttattatattgGACCATATAgagcatgacagccatctttattatattgtaccatatagagcatggtagccatctttattatattggaccatatagagcatggcagccatctttattatattgtaccatatagagcatggcagccatctttattatattgtaccatatagagcatgacagccatctttattatattgtacCATATAGAGCATGGCAGCCCTCTTTATTATATTGGACCATATAGagcatggcagccatctttattatattggaccatatagagcatggcagccatctttattatattggaccatatagagcatggcagctatctttattatattggaccatatagagcatggcagccatctttattatattggaccatatagagcatggcagccatctttattatattgtaccatatagagcatggcagccatctttattatattgtaccatatagagcatggcagccatctttattatattgtaccatatagagcatggcagccatctttattatattggaccatatagagcatggcagccatctttattatattgtaccatatagagcatggcagccatctttattatattggaccatatagagcatggcagccatctttattatattgtaccatatagagcatggcagccatctttattatattggaccatatagagcatggcagccatctttattatattgtaccatatagagcatggcagccatctttattatattgGACCATATAgagcatgacagccatctttattatattgtaccatatagagcatggcagccatctttattatattggaccatatagagcatggcagccatctttattatattgGACCATATAgagcatgacagccatctttattatattgtaccatatagagcatggcagccatctttattatattggaccatatagagcatggcagccatctttattatattgtaccatatagagcatggcagccatctttattatattgtaccatatagagcatggcagccatctttattatattgtaccatatagagcatgacagccatctttattatattgtacCATATAGAGCATGGCAGCCCTCTTTATTATATTGGACCATATAGagcatggcagccatctttattatattggaccatatagagcatggcagccatctttattatattgtaccatatagagcatgacagccatctttattatattgtacCATATAGAGCATGGCAGCCCTCTTTATTATATTGGACCATATAGagcatggcagccatctttattatattggaccatatagagcatggcagctatctttattatattggaccatatagagcatggcagccatctttattatattgtaccatatagagcatggcagccatctttattatattgtacCATATAGAGCATGGCAGCCCTCTTTATTATATTGGCCCATACAGagcatggcagccatctttattatattgtaccatatagagcatggcagccatctttattatattgtacCATATAGAGCATGACAGCCATctatattatattgtaccatatagagcagggcagccatctttattatattggcccatatagagcatggcagccatctttattatattgGCCCATACAGagcatggcagccatctttattatattgGCCCATACAGAGCATGGCAGCCATATTTATTATATTGGACCATATAGAgcagggcagccatctttattatattgtaccatatagagcatggcagccatctttattatattgGCCCATACAGagcatggcagccatctttattatattgGCCCATACAGAGCATGGCAGCCATATTTATTATATTGGACCATATAGAgcagggcagccatctttattatattgGACCATACAGagcatggcagccatctttattatattgGCCCATACAGagcatggcagccatctttattatattgGCCCATACAGAGCATGGCAGCCATATTTATTATATTGGACCATATAGAgcagggcagccatctttattatattgtaccatatagagcatgacagccatctttattatattgtaccatatagagcatgacagccatctttattatattgtaccatatagagcacggcagccatctttattatattgtaccatatagagcacggcagccatctttattatattAGCCCATATAGAGCACgacagccatctttattatattggaccatatagagcatggcagccatctttattatattgGACCATATAGAgcagggcagccatctttattatattgtaccatatagagcatggcagccatctttattatattgtacCATATAGAGCATGGCAGCCCTCTTTATTATATTGGCCCATACAGagcatggcagccatctttattatattgtaccatatagagcatggcagccatctttattatattgtaccatatagagcatgacagccatctttattatattgtaccatatagagcagggcagccatctttattatattggcccatatagagcatggcagccatctttattatattgGCCCATACAGagcatggcagccatctttattatattgGCCCATACAGAGCATGGCAGCCATATTTATTATATTGGACCATATAGAgcagggcagccatctttattatattgGACCATATAGAgcagggcagccatctttattatattgtaccatatagagcatggcagccatctttattatattgGCCCATACAGagcatggcagccatctttattatattgGCCCATACAGAGCATGGCAGCCATATTTATTATATTGGACCATATAGAgcagggcagccatctttattatattggaccatatagagcatggcagccatctttattatattgGCCCATACAGagcatggcagccatctttattatattgGCCCATACAGAGCATGGCAGCCATATTTATTATATTGGACCATATAGAgcagggcagccatctttattatattgtaccatatagagcatgacagccatctttattatattgtaccatatagagcagggcagccatctttattatattgGCCCATATAGAgcagggcagccatctttattatattgtaccatatagagcatgacagccatctttattatattgtaccatatagagcatggcagccatctttattatattgGACCATATAGAgcagggcagccatctttattatattgtaccatatagagcatgacagccatctttattatattgtaccatatagagcatggcagccatctttattatattgtacCATATAGAGCAtagcagccatctttattatattgtaccatatagagcatggcagctatatttattatattggcCCATACAGAGaagggcagccatctttattatattgAACTGTATGagcatggcagccatctttattatattgAACTGTATAGAGCATGGCagctatatttattatattgaaCTATATAGAGCATGGTAGCCAGTCATTACACAAACTGTGGGTGATGGGACATCATATGAGAATATATTTATACCAGACACTCACAgacctgtatttaaccctgtaagtgcCAGGCTGAGTGCAGCTGTTATTATACACTATTATAACCAGGTGTTATTAATTATAGTTATTATACACTGTCATTATAACCAgctgttattatattatagttattatattatcGTTATTATACACTATTATAGTTATTATACACTGTTATTATAACCAGCTGTTATTATACACTGTTATTATAACCAAGTGTTATTATAGTGATTATACACTTATTATAACcaggtgttattatattatagttattatacactgttattatagttattatatacactgttattataattattatacacTGTTAGTATAACCAAGTGTTATTATACAATGtttttatagttattatattatagttaTTATAGCCAGGTGCATTATAAAGCTTTGTTTAGTGTCAGACAATGTGATAAATACTTTATAATATAATTGGGAATTATTCAGGGCAGTTTATGTAGAGGGCTGGAGCCCAGCACTGAGTCTGTCGCTGTGGGGGTGTTTATTCCTCCAGCTGTGTATTAGATGAGACCAGCACAATAACCCAGGCTGCAGGTCCCCCCCCCGCAAGTCTCGCCGAATGGTTCGCTCCGAGTATTTATAACATGGCGCGCTAGGCCCGCCCCACACAGTGCGGCGTGGAAAGCAGGGAGAGCGGAGTTTGTGCGAGTCACCGAGACAAATCTGCGCAGCATGGCTACTAACGGTAAGAACGGCCCGGGAGTACCGAATAGCGCGAGCTGCGGCCGAGATCGCCGAGTATTGTGCGCTGCGGTCAGATGGCGGCTGTAACGCGCTGCTAGGTTTGCTAGCGGGGGTCTAAAGGCGAGGTGAGCGGCTGTGGGACCGTAATGGGGTCAGTGATGTCCCCGAGACCCATTCTGTGACCTTCCCCTCGTTACTCTGTGTCCCCTCGTTACTCCCTTTGTCCTCGGAACGGCCGCCATTTTGTGTCCGCGGTGAAGCTGGCGCCATTTTATGGCCGGGGGGAGGGGCTGCGAGGATGGAATGTCCGCAGTGCTGGTTACTATGGAGACAGCGCTTAAAGGATGAGGTGATCCGCGGCGCCTGCTATTGGCTGAGCTTGTTGCTAGGCGATGTCTCTCTGTTGCAGAATGTATGGGGCACCCAGCCTCTCCCACTGCCCCAGAGATAGGGGGTGGGGAGCTCTCATTGCCCCCATAGATTAGGGGAGGGGTGTATATTGATCTGGGGGTCAGCAGCCATACACCTCCCATGGCCcctattggggggggggagaatcagCCACCACACCTCTCATGGCTCCATAGATGGGGGGTTATTGATCTGGGGGTCAGCATCTGGGAGACATGCATCTCCCATGGACTCCATAGAggaggggggggtgtatattgaTCCGCCACACACCTCCCATGGACCCTGTGGGGGGATGTATATTGATCTGGGGGTCAGCAGCACCCATACTGCGATATTAAGGCTTGTTACAAGCTGCTTAGGATGTGCACATTGGTTTAGCATTCCCCTATtgtggtgtgtgtatttatacactaaaacttttgtaataaaaaaagctATAGTACTAGGAAAACAAATTTggtttcttggcactatagcttccctgcCCCCCTTGATGCAGAAGGGGTTGGAgaccccttttgtcacttacctcaGTCCAGTGCAGATTTGCCTTGGTGTTGGCTCGGAACCACCAACAAGAGACGCAATGGCGGCAATCACATTAACATTTTCCCTTTGGAAAGCATTGTACAATTGGTTTTTGGGTAACGCTGGATGTATCCATGCATAGAGTTGAAAGTCTCTTTACGACtaatagacaaccactagaggtggaatcCACTACAGAGTTAACCCACCAagccaattattgcagtttctcaaaaactgcaatgattagcTTTGCAGAGTTAAGAGACCTAGGACAGTGTACCCAGACGACTTCAATAAGCTAaggggtttgggtgcctatagtgtccctttaagctaaagttgttttatagTGTGCCTTTTAAATGATTAATTTAAAGAGGCATTCAGTGCAATAAGTTATGCTGTGTATCGCCTAAATGACTGTACTGCCCCCAGGAAACCTAAGTGTTAGGCTTATAATAAAACATGTCAATTGTAGAAATCTTTGTAAAGCATGCTGCCTTTCTTATAAAAATGAACCTGCCTTTCACGGCTTGCAGGGAAGACCGTGCATCATGAGTATCCTTTCAAGTGCCTAACTGTTCATTTCTCTTTaaagaatgtatttttatttttttccttcttgttTTGCAGATTATTCACAGCAGGCAAGCCAAGGGTACGTAATTTGTCTATTAATGTTTATATTGTTTCATGCTTGTTTTGAAGATAGCTCTAATAGTGCGTTTGTTTCAGGTATGGGGCTTACCCCTCCCAGCCAGCTCAGAGCTATTCCCAGCAGGGAAGCCAGCCCTACAGCCAGCAGAGCTACAGCGGCTATGGCCAGTCTGGAGCTGCTTCATCTTATGGACAGAGTGGTGGCTACAGCTCCTCTTATGGGCAAGACCAGAACTGTAAGTAGGATATGGCAATACTGGAACATGCCTTCATTAAATTAAGCATTAGACCAGAACAAGGGACTTGATGTACAAGAATTAGCAGCATCTATTTTGTTCGTGCTTGGGTGGCTTTCATTGAGTGTTTCAGCAGAACTTTTAGGTAATAAATGCTGTCTAATTGTGGCAGTGACATTTTTGCATTGGCAGTATCGCTAGCAGGATCAACACAGTGAATTAATCGGGGACCACTGTTACATCCAAAATCAGATGATCAAGTAGCCTACTTGTACCATAAATACTGAAACAgcatgttgtggttatggtgcttagacctCCCCTTTAAATTAATTCTATAAGCTATGGAGTGTGAGATGTGGAAAAACAGATCTGCCTCTATAGATATGGATATTGGGCGTAACATTGTTACTGTTAAGACCAGAACACAACAGAGAAACAAGGTTAAGTGGCTCTGATCAATCTTGGATCTAAAATACCAAAGTAAAGGGAGGTTTGGTGTAAACGTGTCACTCTTTATTGTAGACTCTGAGTTTAGTTCATTTTGCTTCAGTTATGTGACTAGGGCATTGGTCTTGATTACAATTTGTTCTATATTACAGCTGGATATAGCTCACAGTCTGCCCCTCAGAGCTATGGGACTGGAAGCTATGGTAATTCCCAATCTTCCCAAAGCACCTACTCTGCAGGACAGCAACCATCTCAGTCCTCCTACTCCAGCTACCCCCAGCAGCCTCCAGCCAGCAGTAACACTGGAAGGTAAGTGTTAAGGGACTTCTATTGGCtctagatcaagcatgtcaaactcgatgGCTAAGACAGGCCAAATAAACACTGCTTACGTTTGTGGGccctaccttgacatattaaatgtttggtaatgggactgaaatggccAATGtatgttgcacagctgtaaaccAAATGCTgtaatcttgtttattttgaagttctatgagtgtTTTCtacactttggctgagatcatcaaactcccataggaaagcattgggatgctattgtacatgtgtggcaaaaaatcagcatctccatgggagcattcagcgcctctgtgcagacccaatctaacacTGCCCCTTCTCCCTCTCTAATACACGGCTCCCTCcctcaaatacactgccccctgacTTCCCCAAGTTAATACACTGCTAccactccccaatttaatacactgccccttcccttaaattaatacattgcccaccaccaccatcactctGCACTGCCTCCCCCCAATTAAACACACTGGGCCCTCTCACACTTAGCTGTCCGTCCTTCAATTCCAGCTCCATCCCTGCTGAAGCAGGCCAGACggtcctctggcactgcgagcaggagggacagGGGAGTGGCTGCTCTGGTCTGCTCAGCAGACACACAGCcactctgccctcttgtggccaggagagcaagaatcaggaaatattttcccagtcttgctggtcgcagccacagctggaagcggccccagggcaggcAGGCTGCAAATATGTTGTCTGTAGGCtgcatgtttgacatgcttgctctagatCCTGCCAATTTTAACCTCTGATAATTGTTCTGTGTTACAGGCATTATAACGGCTGAAAATGTTGCATTTTTCACCTAGTTTttctgcatattttattttatattttttccctttcttcaAACCAGTTATGGCAGCAGCTCTCAGACTCCTTCTTACCAGCAACAACAGAGCACTGGCTATGGACAACAACCCAGTGGtggtggcagtggttatggtggacaACAGAGTGGCTACGGGGGCCAACAGCAATCTAGCTATGGGAGCCAACCGAATCAAAGCAGCTACAGCAGTCAGCAGCCTAGCTCGTATGGACAGCAGTCCAGCTACAATTCCCCGCAGGGCTATGGCCAACAGCAAGCACAGTATGGTGGTGGAGGTGAGGAAACTGAGGCTACGTGGTGAAAAGTCACAGAATGCTTGCATTTGGTGAAATTGTTTCTGATCTTGGTCTTATTTGCCGTAGCTGGAGGATACAACCAGGATTCCCCTTCCATGGGCAGTGGAGGCTATGGTGGCTCTGACCAGGGAAGCTTTGGTGGGCCAGATGGCAGGGGCAGAGGTCGTGGAGGCTTTGGTGGGCGCGGAGGCTTTGACCGAGGTGGTAGAGGCAGCCGTGGAGGTCGAGGAGGAATGGGGTAGGTATCTGACCATGGGTGGTATGTGAGAGAAGAGCATGGTGTCTGATGTGATGTGTGGCTTGAATGTGAGGTTTTTGAGAAATTTTCTGCCAAAGCTCTGATTAAGTGTTTTAGTCTAGCATTGCCAAGCTTTAATTAGCAGTACAATCAAATCAAAATATGTTAATGGGCTTGATACATTATATGATGTATGAAAACTTTGGTCTTTGTTTGgttactggtttttttttttctttaagtgaaAAGCATAAATTAGGCTGTGGGATACATTATTTTCAAAGTGATTTCTTCACATGGCGTTTCGGGGGATATGAGAACTGTTCTCAAgcaatgttttaataaaacaaatatctcTGGTACCAAAAGGTGTTAAGTATCAACTCAGGCAGGGTGTCTGAAAACTGACAAATCCGAATGTAAAATAAGGTAAAACGATCTGCTCGTGTTGGTTAGGGCCACTGCATCGGTAATAACTTTGTATGGATGCGTTACTGGGTACCAACTGCAGTCTCAGGTGGAAACTGGTGCATTATGACTGCAGATGTTCTCATGAAACCTGGAGGGTATTGGTGAAACACATGGTCTCTGGATTATAATAAAATGGTTCAAAGTTCTGTAGCTGAACATTAAGTCTAGACAGATGCAATTTACCACAACAGGAAATTCAAGGCACAAACTGTATGAATGTGTGGATGCCAAGTGTGTTTATTTAAATGGCAAAATTGTTTGAATACTCTAATGTGTGGGGTTTCTGTAAACTTTAAAATCTGTACAAATCATAACATGGTGGGTAAATGTGTGTACAGCAGTTCTGTACAGATGCTAGCTAATGTAAAGTTTCAGTACCTGGGTGTTAGTTGAAATGTTATTAAATACCTGAACAGCAGTATTTCTGTACGGATGCTAGCTGGAGGAGTTTAAAACCAGGACTACCATCTATTTAGAAAActctattctgcatttctgtacaTATATAggatgtgtttataatacatgaaTAGCTAATTGTGTCTCTACAGATTGCTAGCTTGTGGGTAGACATTGTATAACGCAACCTCTGAAGTGTCCTTATTACAGACTATAGATAAGAGGGGCTTCTCTGGCAAATAAGGCTTGGCTTACTTGCTAGAGAAGGGTAAGTATACGCGTTGTAAGCTGTGGGGTTAGGAATAAAACTGCCAAACAATTATTGCTTTGTTGCTCTTTGCTTTGTGTTAACAAACTCTGCATTTTATGTGCTACAGGTTTCAAGGTCTGTCGTCAGCTTTCACAGTAGCTTATCAGCCAATATAACTGTAGGCATAGTGTATCATAACGACTTGTAGAGCTGGTCTAAGTACCTATAACCAAACTTTCATGGTGCTCGGTTATATTACACAAAaacatggttttaaaaaaaaaaagggcaaatattGAACTATTTCAAGGCAAAGGTGTCTGCAGTGTGATGTGAATCATGTGTGGTAACTGTAGCAATCACAATTCTGTAATTCAGTGCAAACAATTGTGTAATCAATACCTGCCTCAAGGTGGCAGTAAAAGGCTGTAGGCCCTGAATCTCTTAATAGCCCGATTTTATACAAACAAGCAGGTGTTAGTTTGTACATACAGAGTACTGGCAAGTCTAGTCTGTCACCGAATAAGAACTACTGTAGCCTCGGGAATCACAAACAAACTTCAATTTCTCCTAATTGTCTTCTCAGCGGTGGTGATCGGGGAGGATTCAGTAAATTTGGTGGTAAGTGAAGAGTTCAAAATCTCAAACACAAACTTCTGTGCTGTTTTCATTAATTCCAGCCATTCATACAATGGGTTTTCCTGGAGTACTGCATTCCTGTGGGGTTAACAAAGTACAGGTTTCAAACATCACTTTGTGGTGTATGTTggtcaaaaatacaaaaaataaacaatacacaaaccTCCTGGTGGTGCATTTAaaagggattattttttttttcaatgtgggGTTCAGAGTTTGGTAAATGCATGCAGTTTTGTGAACTGGGAGAGAAAAAATTCAGGGctcttggatttaaaaaaaaaaaaaaggttttaaagtgAGGGGAACTATAAAAATGGTTTTAGAAACATGGTGTGATCACAGCCACTCTTCTTACAAAAGGTTTATTACACAGGAAAGACCTTGTGTGATGGTGGTGCCATATTGTTACTGGGTAGACCTGGTTAACTGTTAAGTTTACACATTGGTACAAGGTAAAGGAACACACTGGAAAATCCTGAAACCTCTGAATGGAAATGTCAAATGACAGGGATATGGAACAAAGGATGGTAACTGGTAGAACAGTGTTCATGGTTTCTTAAGGTATCATAACAAATATTCTGGAAAGTGTTCCTACCAGACTGGTGTTCAGTTGCAAGGTTTTAACTCTTAATAGATCTTAGTTCCTATGTGTGACTGTGCCGATACAACTATAAGGAATCGCCTAATGATAGGCCAGTAATAGGAGTTTGTCATTCAGCCATTCGAGTTCTATAGTCTTCAATGAATAATGTCATGTGGGTGTTTGTTGGGTTGTTGGGGCTTGGGTGTGTTACTTTGTGAAACCAACTGCCGTATTCTGAGAGCCTGTCTTTTCTATTATTGAAGGACCACGTGAGGGAGGACCTCCCCCCAGACATGACATGGGTGGTGGTAAGTGTCTGCTTAGTTGGGGGTTGGGCTGAATTCATTTGAAAGTAAAGTAATAAATGCTAATGAtcatgcatatataattttatttatttttttaaatcagctgaACAAGACAACTCTGACAATAACACAATCTTTGTGCAAGGCCTTGGTGAGAATGTAACAGTAGAGTCAGTAGCAGAATACTTCAAACAGATTGGAATCATTAAGGTGAGATCCTCTACTGGAACTACAAACCCAAATAGGATTGCATTTACAGTCATATGTTCCCTTGCTCTCCAGACATCTTGCATCCTGACATCTTCTGTTTCCCCACTTAACTCATAAGATTTGAGATTTGCTTGTCCTAATCTTGACCATAAACATGGACATTAATTAGGGGaagcacattttaaaaatgttttcactgcccCTTGAAAACATTCAGATAGTGAGTAACCATGTAAATTCCTGTCCATTATAGACTAACAAGAAGACTGGATTGCCCATGATAAATCTCTACACGGATCGTGAGACTGGAAAACTGAAGGGTGAAGCAACGGTCTCCTTTGATGATCCACCATCTGCTAAAGCTGCCATAGACTGGTTTGATGGTGAGTAATGGACTTGATTTTTATGCTTCATTGACACTAGCTTGGATAGGATTCTAATTATTGGTTTTATATCCAGGCAAGGAGTTTTCGGGTAACCCTATAAAGGTGTCCTTTGCTACAAGGAGGGCAGATTTCAATAGCCGTGGTggtgctgctggtgctggtgccaATGGCCGAGGCAGAGGACGTGGAGGTAAGTTAAGTAGCATGGTTCATGTGTTAAACAGCTGCTACTGGGCAGTCTGTTTGTTTTTCAAGCATTTACCTAATTTACTGCATAGTTTCTTATGAACGTTTGAGTAAGACCTTTGTTAATGGCATTTCTCTGAGCTAGCTTCaacttggactttttttttttctttttttgtgcaggTCCCATGGGACGAGGGGGCTTTGGAGGTCCACCTGGCCCAGCCAGCagcagaggaggaggaggtggtggtggtggaggagcAGGAGGATATCCTAGCGGTGGTGGAGGACAACAGCGAGCTGGAGACTGGAAGTGTCCCAACCCGTAAGTACCAGGCAGAAAATAGACAATGCCTTGCAGTTTGTGCAGTTACTGTACAACTACTAATCACTCTATCCC is a genomic window of Pelobates fuscus isolate aPelFus1 chromosome 8, aPelFus1.pri, whole genome shotgun sequence containing:
- the FUS gene encoding RNA-binding protein FUS isoform X1: MATNDYSQQASQGYGAYPSQPAQSYSQQGSQPYSQQSYSGYGQSGAASSYGQSGGYSSSYGQDQNSGYSSQSAPQSYGTGSYGNSQSSQSTYSAGQQPSQSSYSSYPQQPPASSNTGSYGSSSQTPSYQQQQSTGYGQQPSGGGSGYGGQQSGYGGQQQSSYGSQPNQSSYSSQQPSSYGQQSSYNSPQGYGQQQAQYGGGAGGYNQDSPSMGSGGYGGSDQGSFGGPDGRGRGRGGFGGRGGFDRGGRGSRGGRGGMGGGDRGGFSKFGGPREGGPPPRHDMGGAEQDNSDNNTIFVQGLGENVTVESVAEYFKQIGIIKTNKKTGLPMINLYTDRETGKLKGEATVSFDDPPSAKAAIDWFDGKEFSGNPIKVSFATRRADFNSRGGAAGAGANGRGRGRGGPMGRGGFGGPPGPASSRGGGGGGGGGAGGYPSGGGGQQRAGDWKCPNPTCDNMNFSWRNECNQCKAPKPDGPGGPGGSHMGGGGGGGFGDDRRGGRGGFDRGGFRGRGGDRGGFRGSRGGDRGGFGPGKMESRGDHRQDRRERPY
- the FUS gene encoding RNA-binding protein FUS isoform X2; protein product: MATNDYSQQASQGYGAYPSQPAQSYSQQGSQPYSQQSYSGYGQSGAASSYGQSGGYSSSYGQDQNSGYSSQSAPQSYGTGSYGNSQSSQSTYSAGQQPSQSSYSSYPQQPPASSNTGSYGSSSQTPSYQQQQSTGYGQQPSGGGSGYGGQQSGYGGQQQSSYGSQPNQSSYSSQQPSSYGQQSSYNSPQGYGQQQAQYGGGAGGYNQDSPSMGSGGYGGSDQGSFGGPDGRGRGRGGFGGRGGFDRGGRGSRGGRGGMGGGDRGGFSKFGGPREGGPPPRHDMGGAEQDNSDNNTIFVQGLGENVTVESVAEYFKQIGIIKTNKKTGLPMINLYTDRETGKLKGEATVSFDDPPSAKAAIDWFDGKEFSGNPIKVSFATRRADFNSRGGAAGAGANGRGRGRGGPMGRGGFGGPPGPASSRGGGGGGGGGAGGYPSGGGGQQRAGDWKCPNPTCDNMNFSWRNECNQCKAPKPDGPGGPGGSHMGGGGGGFGDDRRGGRGGFDRGGFRGRGGDRGGFRGSRGGDRGGFGPGKMESRGDHRQDRRERPY